The following proteins are co-located in the Spirosoma montaniterrae genome:
- the ftsZ gene encoding cell division protein FtsZ yields the protein MLSQGYRFDIPDDNPTIIKVVGVGGMGGNAVKHMFNLGMKDVNFAICNTDRQALMNNPVPTKLQLGDGLGAGTEAKAGEEAARASIEEIRNLLAAPTKMVFITAGMGGGTGTGAAPVVAEVAREMGLLTVAVVTAPYWYEGTDKKEQAREGIEKLKKSCDTVLVVLNDKLAELYSELTWTEAYAHADDVLANAVKSIAEIITTQGDINADFADVKKVLEGAGQSVMGSAEAAGDERALKAIEAALNSPLLNDHDIRGAKRILLTISSSKEYAMRLKEQMAISEHVAKKIQTQARMFKFGAITDPNLAESLRVTIIAAGFEGTGDLEELLGSPAPVEISTPVESKLIESELQVQDAVETQPLEEELVLEAEPVGAVEPVGITTLVDEKQTPTGYNGTAIIRPGMSGTVEYPYDEPDADVLELDEERPSDAPLIEQMVATFVKGQYLAADLDRPAFERNKTVLYGLPMLPDSDIVRSPLNH from the coding sequence ATGCTGAGTCAGGGATATAGATTTGACATACCGGACGATAATCCGACTATCATAAAGGTTGTCGGTGTGGGTGGCATGGGCGGCAACGCCGTCAAGCACATGTTTAACCTCGGTATGAAGGATGTGAACTTCGCCATCTGTAATACCGACCGTCAGGCGTTGATGAACAATCCGGTGCCAACCAAGCTGCAACTGGGCGATGGTCTGGGAGCCGGTACGGAGGCCAAAGCCGGTGAAGAAGCCGCCCGAGCCAGCATTGAGGAAATTCGCAATTTGCTGGCAGCACCAACCAAGATGGTATTCATCACGGCAGGTATGGGGGGCGGAACAGGAACGGGCGCGGCTCCGGTTGTGGCAGAGGTGGCCCGGGAAATGGGCCTGCTGACTGTGGCTGTCGTAACGGCTCCGTACTGGTACGAAGGCACCGACAAGAAAGAACAGGCTCGCGAAGGTATTGAAAAGCTCAAGAAAAGCTGCGATACCGTGCTGGTCGTTTTGAACGATAAACTGGCCGAACTCTACAGCGAACTGACCTGGACCGAAGCCTACGCCCATGCCGACGACGTGCTGGCAAATGCTGTGAAAAGCATTGCCGAAATCATTACGACGCAGGGCGATATCAACGCCGACTTTGCCGACGTGAAGAAAGTGCTTGAAGGAGCCGGTCAGTCGGTGATGGGGTCGGCAGAAGCGGCTGGCGATGAGCGTGCGCTGAAAGCCATCGAAGCCGCGCTGAACTCGCCCCTGCTGAACGACCACGACATTCGGGGGGCCAAACGGATTCTGCTCACCATCTCGTCGAGTAAAGAATATGCCATGCGTTTGAAAGAGCAGATGGCTATTTCGGAACACGTCGCTAAGAAAATCCAGACGCAGGCCCGCATGTTCAAGTTTGGTGCCATCACCGACCCGAATCTGGCCGAAAGCCTGCGCGTAACCATTATTGCCGCCGGGTTTGAAGGCACGGGCGATCTTGAAGAACTGCTGGGTAGCCCCGCTCCGGTTGAAATTAGTACGCCTGTAGAGTCGAAATTGATTGAGAGTGAGTTACAGGTTCAGGACGCCGTTGAAACGCAGCCGTTGGAAGAGGAACTGGTGCTGGAAGCCGAGCCGGTGGGTGCTGTTGAGCCGGTGGGCATAACGACACTGGTAGATGAAAAACAAACGCCAACGGGGTATAACGGCACGGCAATTATCCGACCCGGCATGAGTGGCACGGTAGAGTACCCCTACGACGAACCCGACGCCGACGTGCTGGAGTTAGACGAAGAACGTCCCAGCGACGCACCGCTGATTGAACAGATGGTTGCTACGTTTGTGAAGGGCCAATACCTGGCTGCTGACCTTGACCGGCCCGCTTTCGAACGGAATAAGACTGTGTTATATGGTTTGCCAATGCTGCCCGACAGCGATATTGTTCGGTCGCCATTGAACCACTAA
- the treY gene encoding malto-oligosyltrehalose synthase, whose product MYNPVSTYRFQLNKDFTLNNVAELLPYLQQLGVTTIYGSPIYVATPGSSHGYDAVDPTRINPEIGTEEQLRTLSERLKQAGMGWFQDIVPNHMAYHPNNEWLMDILEKGPISTYAEYFETSLSSSFFRGRIEAPFLPEDLEHTIANGDLTLDYADDRLVFHVQGNTLPLKPNSYATVLRAGETEPNQALNQLLDQLEQLRQVDEPEAYVAAWSEFKTQLAALVHHSATARYIQSAIAHVNQSPTLLHTLAEEQFYRFRTEPKTRQEMNYRRFFTVNGLICLNMREQEVFDAYHAFTKKLVDEGVFQGLRVDHVDGLYDPKQYLERLRALTGSETWLIVEKILQADEDLPTDWPINGASGYEFLAHLNNLLTNADSEPAFRQFYAQLVGNETPIHQQIRDRKAYFLAQYMGGELDNLYQYFRKLKLVDETELADLTEAELKHTIGAVLVHCPVYRYYGNQLPLSETEADAFRAILAEATENRPELTHAARLLEDVLLTRTHTADADYNDRALRFYQRLMQFSSPLMAKGVEDTLLYTYNAFIGHNEVGDGPERHGMLPEEFHRAMQHRQQYWPLAMNTTTTHDTKRGEDVRARLNVLTDLADEWLTEARAWLDLLAEENPSRETHVGVPDANDAYFMLQNMVGAYPMPGEPDDDFENRFRLYMEKALQEAKRHTTGWQVEETYHEGIRRFITRLFDQEGPFWARFEPFYRRVADFGVVNSLVQTALKCTCPGVPDVYQGAEGWDLSLVDPDNRRPVDFARRQVFIDALTAQPVSDWADLWQHRFDSRIKLALVRSLLHLRRAKPTLFAEGDYVPLTIEGRCKNHMLAFARRYETDWCIVVIPLQAARLCQQQNATDVLSLDWSDTVVLLPDDAPTSFSNVLTGEMITANRLAVQPLFQQLPVAVLLA is encoded by the coding sequence ATGTACAACCCGGTCTCCACGTACCGCTTTCAGCTTAATAAAGATTTTACGCTCAACAACGTAGCCGAGCTTCTCCCCTATTTGCAGCAGTTGGGCGTCACTACTATTTATGGCTCACCCATCTATGTGGCTACGCCCGGCAGTTCGCATGGTTACGACGCCGTTGACCCAACGCGCATCAACCCCGAAATTGGCACGGAAGAGCAACTGCGTACCCTCAGCGAACGACTCAAACAGGCGGGTATGGGCTGGTTTCAGGACATTGTGCCGAACCACATGGCCTACCACCCGAATAACGAGTGGCTGATGGATATACTCGAAAAAGGTCCTATTTCGACTTATGCCGAGTATTTTGAAACGTCGCTCAGCAGTTCGTTTTTTCGGGGTCGTATCGAAGCTCCGTTTCTGCCCGAAGACCTCGAACATACTATTGCCAACGGCGATCTGACACTCGATTATGCCGATGACCGGCTCGTGTTTCATGTACAGGGGAACACGCTCCCGCTCAAACCCAACAGCTATGCCACGGTGCTACGGGCGGGCGAGACGGAACCCAATCAGGCTCTGAACCAGTTGCTCGACCAACTTGAGCAGTTGCGCCAGGTTGATGAGCCGGAAGCTTACGTAGCAGCCTGGAGCGAGTTTAAGACGCAGTTGGCCGCGCTGGTTCATCATTCGGCAACGGCCCGGTATATACAGTCGGCCATTGCACACGTCAACCAGTCGCCGACTTTGTTGCATACGCTGGCCGAAGAGCAGTTCTACCGATTCCGAACTGAACCAAAAACCCGGCAGGAGATGAATTACCGCCGGTTTTTCACCGTCAATGGCCTGATTTGCCTGAACATGCGCGAACAGGAAGTATTCGATGCGTACCACGCGTTCACCAAAAAATTAGTTGACGAAGGTGTATTTCAGGGGCTGCGCGTCGACCATGTTGACGGTTTATACGATCCGAAGCAGTATCTCGAACGACTGCGTGCACTGACTGGCTCTGAAACGTGGCTCATTGTTGAGAAAATTTTGCAGGCCGACGAAGACCTGCCAACCGACTGGCCCATCAACGGCGCGTCGGGATATGAGTTTCTGGCTCACCTGAACAACCTGCTTACCAACGCTGACAGCGAACCGGCTTTTCGCCAGTTTTACGCGCAGTTGGTGGGCAATGAAACGCCTATACACCAGCAGATTCGCGACCGCAAGGCGTATTTTCTGGCACAATACATGGGCGGAGAGTTGGACAACCTCTACCAGTATTTCCGCAAGCTTAAGCTGGTCGATGAAACCGAACTGGCCGACCTGACCGAGGCCGAGTTGAAGCACACCATCGGTGCGGTACTGGTGCATTGCCCGGTTTATCGGTACTACGGCAACCAGCTTCCGCTCTCTGAAACAGAAGCTGATGCGTTTCGGGCAATTCTGGCCGAAGCCACCGAAAACCGGCCTGAGCTGACCCACGCGGCCCGGCTGCTCGAAGACGTTTTGCTAACCCGTACACACACCGCCGACGCCGATTATAACGACCGGGCGTTGCGGTTCTATCAGCGGCTGATGCAGTTTTCCAGCCCGCTCATGGCGAAGGGCGTTGAAGACACGCTGCTGTATACCTACAATGCATTTATCGGCCACAACGAAGTCGGCGACGGCCCCGAACGGCACGGTATGCTGCCCGAAGAATTTCACCGGGCTATGCAGCACCGGCAGCAGTACTGGCCGCTGGCAATGAATACCACTACCACGCACGACACCAAGCGGGGCGAAGACGTGCGGGCGCGGCTCAACGTGTTGACCGACCTCGCCGACGAATGGCTGACCGAAGCACGGGCATGGCTTGATTTGCTGGCCGAAGAAAACCCCAGCCGGGAAACTCACGTGGGCGTACCCGATGCCAACGATGCCTATTTCATGCTGCAAAACATGGTGGGCGCGTATCCGATGCCCGGCGAACCTGACGATGATTTTGAGAATCGGTTTCGGCTATACATGGAAAAAGCCTTGCAGGAAGCCAAGCGGCACACCACCGGCTGGCAGGTCGAGGAAACGTATCACGAAGGCATCCGGCGATTTATTACGCGTCTGTTCGATCAAGAAGGACCGTTCTGGGCACGGTTCGAGCCGTTTTATCGGCGCGTAGCCGATTTTGGAGTGGTAAACTCGCTGGTTCAAACCGCGCTGAAATGCACTTGCCCCGGCGTTCCCGACGTGTATCAGGGAGCTGAAGGCTGGGATTTGAGTCTTGTTGACCCCGACAACCGCCGTCCGGTCGATTTTGCCCGTCGGCAGGTGTTTATCGACGCGCTGACCGCTCAACCGGTATCCGACTGGGCCGACTTATGGCAGCACCGCTTCGACAGCCGTATCAAACTCGCGTTGGTGCGGTCGTTGCTGCACCTGCGTCGGGCCAAACCCACCTTGTTTGCGGAAGGTGATTACGTGCCGCTTACTATCGAAGGAAGGTGCAAAAACCACATGCTGGCCTTCGCCCGTAGGTACGAAACGGACTGGTGCATCGTGGTTATACCGCTGCAGGCTGCGCGATTGTGCCAGCAACAAAACGCAACAGACGTACTTTCTCTGGATTGGAGCGATACGGTGGTACTGTTGCCCGATGATGCCCCAACGAGCTTCTCAAACGTACTGACGGGAGAAATGATTACAGCAAATCGGCTGGCCGTGCAGCCTCTGTTTCAGCAACTGCCAGTGGCTGTGTTGTTGGCGTAG
- the ftsA gene encoding cell division protein FtsA gives MDDKIVVGLDIGSTKICAVAGRLVRNNKEQETLEILGVGETPLADGVTKGSVVNVNNTVNAIRKAINDVAAQSNLNIHSVNVSFSGSHVTSIKSSGIITRSSSGDEIQIEDIDHLLSDMYRNPAISSDKEIIHVLPMDFVVDSETNINQPVGRNGVKLGADFQLITAQASAARNVRKCITRNNLEQETMMLSALASGLAVLTDEEKYAGVALVDMGGGTTEMAIYYRNVLRHVAVFPWAGNSVTSDIQAGCKILPNQAEQLKRRFGKASPAEYSLNEVVAVPGLSNRRPKDVLLKNVALIIEDRLREIAALVQAEIIRSGYDGKLLGGIVLTGGSSMIPGIEQIFGRVTGAEEVRVGYPERLEPNGRADLVGDPAHATAVGLVWAGYKTIDNRISFITDPNRVNEEAAGPVANGGYVGRPMGGREPVGGREPVGSREPVGGREKPVDKEPEESTVSRWIKKLFQPIRGSETDPY, from the coding sequence ATGGACGACAAGATTGTAGTAGGCCTGGACATTGGCAGCACCAAAATCTGCGCTGTAGCAGGCCGGTTGGTTCGCAACAACAAAGAGCAGGAAACGCTCGAAATATTGGGCGTAGGCGAAACGCCGTTGGCCGATGGCGTTACGAAAGGTTCGGTTGTTAACGTGAACAACACCGTAAACGCTATCCGAAAAGCGATCAATGACGTGGCAGCCCAGTCGAACTTAAATATTCACTCGGTGAATGTAAGTTTTAGCGGCTCACACGTAACATCGATAAAATCGAGCGGCATCATTACCCGCTCGTCGTCTGGCGATGAAATTCAGATCGAAGACATCGATCATCTGCTGAGCGACATGTACCGAAACCCGGCTATTTCGTCGGATAAAGAAATTATCCACGTGCTGCCAATGGATTTCGTAGTTGACAGCGAAACCAACATCAACCAGCCGGTTGGTCGTAATGGGGTGAAACTGGGTGCTGATTTTCAATTGATTACCGCTCAGGCCAGCGCAGCCCGTAATGTACGCAAGTGCATCACGCGTAACAATTTAGAGCAGGAGACAATGATGCTGTCGGCCCTGGCGTCGGGGTTGGCGGTGTTGACTGATGAAGAAAAATATGCCGGTGTAGCCCTGGTCGATATGGGGGGCGGCACCACCGAAATGGCAATTTATTACCGCAATGTACTGCGGCACGTGGCCGTATTTCCGTGGGCGGGCAATAGCGTAACCTCTGATATTCAGGCGGGTTGTAAGATTCTGCCCAACCAGGCCGAACAGTTGAAGCGTCGTTTTGGCAAAGCCAGTCCGGCTGAGTATAGCCTGAACGAAGTGGTAGCCGTGCCGGGGCTGAGCAACCGCCGACCGAAAGACGTGTTGCTGAAAAATGTGGCACTCATCATTGAAGACCGGCTGCGGGAAATTGCCGCGCTGGTGCAGGCCGAAATTATTCGGTCGGGGTACGACGGTAAACTGCTCGGTGGTATCGTATTAACGGGTGGCTCGTCGATGATTCCGGGAATCGAGCAGATTTTTGGCCGCGTTACGGGCGCTGAAGAAGTGCGCGTCGGCTACCCCGAACGACTCGAACCCAATGGCCGTGCCGACCTCGTTGGCGATCCGGCTCATGCGACCGCCGTGGGGCTGGTTTGGGCGGGCTATAAGACTATCGATAACCGTATTTCGTTTATTACCGACCCAAATCGAGTTAACGAGGAAGCTGCCGGGCCAGTGGCTAACGGTGGGTATGTGGGGCGTCCGATGGGTGGCCGTGAACCCGTTGGCGGGCGTGAACCGGTGGGAAGCCGTGAGCCGGTTGGCGGGCGTGAAAAACCTGTCGACAAAGAGCCGGAGGAGAGCACGGTGAGTCGGTGGATAAAAAAATTGTTTCAGCCCATTCGGGGCAGCGAAACGGACCCATATTAA
- a CDS encoding DNA alkylation repair protein codes for MTHSDVKQTLLALEQPERASFAARFFKTKPGQYGEGDVFLGLSMPQQHAIAKQYQALAADEVEKLLREPYHECRMTGLLIWVYQSKKASSSQRAKLAERYLANRYYVNNWDLVDVTCPHVLGRHLLNNDRSVLYDLAGEDHLWSQRIAIVTTLAFIRLGQFGDTFALAERLLPHKHDLIHKAIGWMLREVGKRSPDALEEFLHDHLPQMPRTALRYAIEKFDPARRQYYLTKK; via the coding sequence ATGACCCACTCCGACGTAAAACAAACGCTACTGGCTCTTGAACAGCCAGAACGGGCATCGTTTGCCGCTCGTTTTTTTAAAACGAAACCCGGCCAATATGGCGAAGGCGACGTATTTCTGGGCTTATCGATGCCACAGCAACATGCCATTGCCAAACAATACCAGGCGTTGGCCGCCGATGAAGTTGAAAAACTGCTGCGCGAACCGTACCACGAATGCCGCATGACGGGGTTGCTGATTTGGGTCTATCAAAGCAAAAAAGCCTCTTCTTCGCAGCGGGCTAAACTGGCCGAACGCTATCTGGCGAATCGATACTACGTCAACAACTGGGATTTGGTCGATGTAACGTGCCCGCACGTGCTGGGGCGGCATTTACTTAACAACGACCGTTCGGTACTTTATGATCTGGCTGGCGAAGACCACCTCTGGAGTCAGCGAATAGCTATCGTAACTACGCTCGCGTTTATCCGGCTGGGGCAGTTTGGCGACACGTTTGCGCTGGCCGAACGGTTATTGCCACACAAACACGATCTTATTCATAAAGCTATTGGCTGGATGCTTCGTGAGGTGGGCAAGCGCAGCCCCGACGCCCTCGAAGAGTTTCTGCACGACCATTTGCCACAAATGCCACGCACGGCCCTGCGCTACGCTATCGAGAAATTCGACCCTGCGCGTCGGCAATATTATTTGACGAAGAAATAG
- a CDS encoding cell division protein FtsQ/DivIB, giving the protein MFSTFKSTKKWLIVAVSLLGLFGLIAFTEIQHGQKHVRSVIIRLNQVDGHNFLTRRDVTGYLTNEGADPVVGKDYADINFRQLETRLLRHGLVKNCQISRDLTGNLLVSIDQPRPLARLLTAGEAMHTVSGVYVSEDGRLFPISMNYSARVPILTGPYFATNRSLGNERNRPLLDLLKRIHDDPFWRAQITELSVDRQGEVTMWPQLGKHQIELGPPTDLDAKFKKLKLVYTDVLPAKGWDRYSRVNVQYRNQIVCE; this is encoded by the coding sequence ATGTTTTCTACCTTTAAATCAACCAAAAAGTGGTTGATCGTTGCTGTAAGTCTTTTGGGCCTGTTTGGTTTGATTGCATTCACTGAAATTCAGCATGGACAAAAGCACGTTCGGTCGGTAATTATCCGACTTAATCAGGTAGATGGACATAATTTTTTAACACGTCGGGATGTTACGGGTTATCTAACCAACGAAGGGGCTGACCCGGTAGTTGGCAAAGACTATGCGGACATCAATTTCCGGCAGCTTGAAACCCGATTATTGCGACACGGTCTGGTAAAAAACTGTCAAATTTCGCGTGACCTAACGGGGAATTTGCTCGTCTCTATAGATCAACCGCGTCCGTTGGCAAGATTATTGACAGCAGGCGAGGCCATGCATACGGTATCGGGGGTGTATGTTAGCGAAGACGGGCGGCTTTTTCCAATCTCGATGAACTACTCGGCGCGGGTACCAATCCTGACAGGGCCATATTTCGCCACGAACCGGTCATTGGGAAACGAACGAAACCGGCCTTTGCTGGATTTGCTGAAACGCATTCACGATGATCCGTTCTGGCGGGCGCAGATTACTGAATTGTCGGTCGACAGGCAGGGTGAGGTAACGATGTGGCCGCAACTTGGCAAACACCAAATCGAACTGGGACCACCCACAGATTTGGATGCTAAGTTTAAGAAACTGAAATTAGTATATACGGACGTTTTGCCTGCCAAAGGCTGGGATCGCTACAGTCGGGTAAACGTTCAATATCGAAATCAAATTGTGTGCGAATGA
- a CDS encoding NUDIX hydrolase has protein sequence MPYSVASRISVALDCIIFGFDGEALKLLLIKRNFEPEQGKWSLMGGFLDPNEGLDEAARRILNELTGLQNVYMEQLHTFGQVDRDPAERTVSVGYFALIDIQQHNAELARRSNASWLPLVAHPTLIFDHNNMVTMALQRLRHKAALYPIGFELLPETFTLPQLQKLYEAIYNAPLDRRNFSRKILSTNLLIRTGDKDEKSVTKKGLLYKLDKDKYREQQHAFQHFMTAPAIYESL, from the coding sequence ATGCCCTATTCCGTTGCGTCGCGGATCTCGGTCGCGCTTGATTGTATTATTTTTGGTTTCGACGGCGAAGCACTCAAGTTGCTTCTGATTAAACGCAATTTCGAGCCGGAGCAGGGAAAATGGTCGCTGATGGGCGGATTTCTGGACCCGAACGAAGGATTGGATGAAGCTGCCCGACGAATTCTAAACGAACTGACGGGCCTGCAAAACGTGTACATGGAGCAACTCCATACCTTTGGGCAGGTTGACCGCGACCCGGCAGAACGTACTGTATCGGTTGGTTATTTTGCCCTCATCGATATTCAGCAGCACAACGCCGAACTGGCCCGCCGAAGCAACGCGTCGTGGTTGCCGCTGGTGGCGCACCCAACTCTGATCTTCGATCACAACAATATGGTAACGATGGCCCTACAACGGCTCCGCCACAAAGCCGCCCTGTATCCCATCGGTTTCGAACTGTTGCCCGAAACGTTTACGCTGCCTCAACTTCAGAAACTTTACGAAGCCATCTATAACGCCCCACTCGACCGCCGGAATTTCAGCCGCAAAATCCTGTCTACCAATTTGTTGATTCGGACGGGCGACAAAGACGAGAAATCAGTAACGAAGAAAGGGCTGCTCTATAAACTCGACAAAGATAAATACCGCGAACAGCAACATGCGTTTCAGCACTTCATGACGGCCCCGGCCATCTATGAAAGCTTGTAA
- a CDS encoding glycoside hydrolase family 127 protein — protein sequence MKAYSFIAGAIFLLILTSCAVAQQTVSFGQVARAGQVRPINFSQVTLTDDFWLPRIERVQVATLPVCIEQTEVKTGRMRNFEKAARREGKHEGIYFDDSDVYKVIEGMAYTLKSKRDSVLEQKADAWIDKIAAAQLPDGYLNTYYTLTGLDKRWTDMEKHEDYCAGHLMEAAVAYADATGKRKLLTVATRFADHIDSTFRLANRPWVSGHQEIELALVKLYHATRNDRYLKLANWFLEQRGKGYGKGAIWNNKTWGAAYCQDDVPVRQITDIKGHAVRAMYLYTGMADVAAETGDKGYIDATTRVWNDVVNRNMYVTGGIGSSVHNEGFTEDYDLPNESAYCETCASVGMVFWNQRMNAASGDARYVNVLERSLYNAALAGVQLSGDRFFYVNPLASAGNHHRKPWYGTACCPSNVSRLLPSLGGYIYATGPDALYINLYVASETTAKVSNRSIRVQQQSDYPWDGVIRIQLDPDQSGPFAVNLRRPDWCKTYRVLVNGKKVAFSEANAYLTIKRNWKKGDSILLTLDMPVEVVEADPRVKANIGKRAIQRGPLVYCLEEADHDSLTVDRASFSADTKFTAQFQPNLLGGITTIRASGSTGTYTLIPYYAWDNRQPGRMKVWIDWK from the coding sequence ATGAAAGCTTATTCGTTTATCGCAGGGGCAATTTTCCTGCTTATTCTGACTTCATGTGCTGTTGCTCAGCAAACGGTGTCGTTCGGTCAGGTTGCCCGGGCGGGTCAGGTGCGACCCATTAACTTTTCGCAGGTTACGCTTACCGATGATTTCTGGCTTCCGCGCATCGAGCGGGTGCAGGTGGCTACATTACCCGTTTGTATCGAACAAACCGAGGTAAAAACGGGCCGGATGCGCAATTTTGAAAAAGCCGCCCGGCGCGAAGGCAAACACGAGGGCATTTATTTTGATGACTCCGACGTGTATAAGGTCATCGAGGGTATGGCCTACACGCTCAAAAGCAAACGCGATTCGGTTTTAGAACAAAAAGCAGACGCCTGGATCGATAAAATTGCTGCGGCTCAGTTGCCCGATGGCTACCTGAACACCTACTATACGCTTACGGGCCTCGACAAACGCTGGACCGACATGGAAAAGCATGAGGACTACTGCGCCGGGCACCTCATGGAAGCCGCTGTTGCCTACGCCGATGCCACCGGCAAACGAAAGCTGCTGACCGTAGCAACCCGGTTCGCCGATCATATCGACAGCACATTCCGGCTGGCAAACCGCCCGTGGGTATCGGGTCATCAGGAAATTGAACTGGCATTGGTAAAACTTTATCACGCTACCCGGAACGACCGCTATCTGAAGCTTGCCAACTGGTTTCTCGAACAACGCGGTAAAGGCTACGGCAAAGGGGCCATCTGGAACAACAAAACGTGGGGAGCCGCCTACTGCCAGGACGATGTACCGGTGCGGCAAATCACCGACATCAAGGGGCACGCCGTTCGGGCCATGTACCTCTACACCGGCATGGCCGACGTAGCTGCCGAAACCGGCGATAAGGGCTATATCGACGCCACAACCCGCGTTTGGAATGATGTGGTGAACCGCAATATGTACGTCACGGGTGGCATAGGTTCGTCGGTGCACAACGAAGGATTCACGGAAGATTATGACCTGCCCAATGAGTCGGCGTATTGCGAAACCTGCGCATCGGTAGGTATGGTATTCTGGAATCAGCGAATGAATGCGGCATCGGGCGATGCCCGGTACGTCAACGTGCTGGAACGGTCGCTATATAACGCGGCTCTGGCGGGCGTTCAACTATCGGGCGACCGGTTCTTCTACGTGAATCCGCTGGCGTCGGCAGGCAATCATCACCGCAAACCGTGGTATGGCACGGCCTGTTGCCCCAGCAACGTATCGCGGCTGTTGCCCTCACTGGGCGGGTACATCTATGCAACGGGGCCTGACGCGCTCTATATCAATCTGTATGTTGCCAGCGAAACAACGGCGAAGGTTAGCAATCGCTCGATACGCGTTCAGCAACAATCGGATTACCCCTGGGACGGCGTCATCCGTATTCAGCTTGACCCCGACCAAAGTGGCCCGTTTGCCGTAAACCTGCGCCGACCCGACTGGTGCAAAACATACCGCGTGCTGGTCAATGGCAAAAAAGTTGCGTTCTCCGAAGCAAATGCTTACCTGACTATCAAACGGAACTGGAAAAAAGGCGATTCGATTCTGCTAACGCTCGATATGCCCGTTGAGGTGGTTGAAGCCGATCCGCGCGTGAAGGCGAACATAGGTAAGCGGGCCATTCAGCGCGGCCCGCTTGTATACTGCCTCGAAGAAGCCGACCACGACAGTCTGACCGTTGACCGGGCGAGCTTTTCTGCCGACACAAAATTTACGGCGCAATTCCAGCCCAATCTGCTCGGCGGTATTACCACAATCCGCGCCAGTGGCTCTACCGGTACGTACACGCTGATTCCTTACTACGCCTGGGACAATCGCCAGCCGGGGCGTATGAAGGTTTGGATCGACTGGAAATAG